From Nicotiana tabacum cultivar K326 chromosome 22, ASM71507v2, whole genome shotgun sequence, one genomic window encodes:
- the LOC107829331 gene encoding uncharacterized protein At4g13200, chloroplastic — protein sequence MSGLVTASSSSSLLYSPPTQSKPPRLLRWNSSALLFPTTHPFSKLTTSAKAHSFTCNCSSTPGGPAPGENESKNILDAFFLGKALAEAVTERIESIVGEFLSTVGRLQAEQQKQVQDFQEEVLERAKQAKEKAARETMDTQGLIPNSFAADTSTAGTGVTSATSPQTSINSQPAKIDSEGGSKDSKLGLSNGD from the exons ATGAGTGGATTAGTTACAGCATCCTCATCTTCCTCACTACTTTATTCTCCTCCTACTCAATCTAAACCTCCTCGGCTCCTACGTTGGAATTCCTCTGCTCTTCTTTTTCCAACTACCCATCCTTTCTCTAAGCTCACCACCTCGGCAAAAGCACACTCTTTCACTTGTAATTGCAGCTCAACTCCTGGTGGCCCTGCTCCTG GTGAAAATGAGAGTAAGAATATCCTTGATGCATTCTTCTTAGGAAAAGCTCTGGCGGAAGCAGTTACTGAGCGCATAGAGTCTATAGTTGGGGAGTTCTTAAGTACAGTTGGCAGATTGCAAGCAGAGCAACAAAAGCAAGTTCAAGACTTTCAG GAGGAGGTTCTTGAAAGAGCAAAACAAGCCAAAGAGAAAGCAGCACGTGAAACTATGGATACACAGGGACTTATTCCCAACTCGTTTGCGGCAGATACATCGACAGCTGGTACTGGTGTTACTTCGGCAACTAGTCCACAAACAAGCATAAATTCCCAACCTGCTAAGATTGATTCAGAAGGTGGAAGCAAGGACTCTAAGCTAGGGCTGTCAAACGGAGACTGA